From Mytilus edulis chromosome 9, xbMytEdul2.2, whole genome shotgun sequence, the proteins below share one genomic window:
- the LOC139489260 gene encoding uncharacterized protein isoform X2: MVLLGVDKDELKLSFAKHNYKTISKWEYFETKQTEESVSELVECVRLKLEAAIKSSCTPAYDFLPPPRPSQAKLRHAEPSEFASSPKLQVATTDDFDKVVEVFILSNRKGSNEIEITLNNSGDLVNTKAVFDDKALYQIQIPENTEFEEDCQFVAIDNDIPMGTGSIPKLVEVTDNVFYSKPVPTKLDIIRETLGFGNDPVPLVCQMLGLSHMEETDSHSELLDKHVTSQYKQIKDQEESDDWKPLINEDCNLSHCPTLLHFAAEYNLKTLGSELLKLPESLDACFAMNMDKKTPQAIAQTNEFPEFAHMIRSFMKVETLKGNIQRNKDSGIVDDKKLPTIPEFQEEIESYGKGKKTSSGEKPRLWSRLKIPTIMKTKKKPPKSDGRMHSTCSTQDLHMQCNTTNPNEGNNDESCKIEDDATNEPVSNSSEHHLTHSKSWSGPGVTKM; the protein is encoded by the exons ATGGTATTACTAGGAGTTGACAAGGATGAGCTTAAACTTTCATTTGCAAAACATAACTACAAAACAATAAGCAAATGGGAATACTTTGAGACAAAACAGACTGAGGAGTCCGTATCAGAACTTGTAGAATGTGTTCGATTAAAGTTGGAAGCAGCCATTAAGTCATCATGTACCCCTGCTTATGATTTTTTACCACCACCACGTCCGTCACAAGCAAAACTGCGCCATGCAGAACCATCCGAATTTGCCTCATCACCAAAACTTCAAGTTGCCACAACAGATGATTTTGATAAG GTCGTTGAGGTATTCATTCTTAGCAATAGAAAAGGTTCAAACGAGATAGAGATCACCTTAAACAATTCAGGCGATCTAGTCAATACAAAAGCAGTGTTTGATGACAAAGCATTATACCAGATACAAATACCAG AAAACACAGAATTTGAAGAAGACTGCCAATTTGTTGCCATAGATAATGATATCCCAATGGGAACCGGCAGCATTCCAAAATTAGTTGAAGTCACTGACAATGTTTTTTACTCTAAACCTGTGCCGACCAAATTAGACATTATCAGAGAGACGTTAGGTTTTGGGAATGATCCAGTTCCATTAGTTTGTCAGATGCTAGGTTTGTCTCATATGGAAGAAACAGATTCACATAGTGAACTCTTAGATAAACATGTTACCAGTCAGTATAAACAGATAAAGGACCAGGAAGAATCAGATGATTGGAAACCGCTGATTAATGAAG attgtAATTTAAGCCATTGTCCAACCCTTTTGCATTTTGCTGCGGAGTACAATTTGAAGACATTGGGCTCAGAACTTCTGAAGCTCCCAGAAAGTCTGGATGCCTGTTTTGCTATGAACATGGACAAAAAGACCCCTCAGGCAATAGCTCAGACCAATGAATTTCCTGAATTTGCTCATATGATTAGAAGTTTCATGAAAGTAGAAACACTTAAAG GAAATATACAGAGGAATAAAGATAGCGGTATTGTCGATGATAAGAAACTTCCAACAATACCAG AATTCCAAGAAGAAATTGAGAGCTACGGAAAAGGAAAG AAAACTTCCTCTGGAGAAAAACCTAGACTTTGGTCAAGATTAAAAATACCGACAATTATGAAAACGAAGAAAAAGCCTCCAAAATCTGATGGTAGAATGCATAGTACCTGCTCGACACAAGACTTGCATATGCAATGCAATACAACCAATCCAAATGAGGGAAATAATgatgaaagttgtaaaattgaG GATGATGCTACTAACGAACCAGTCTCAAATTCATCCGAACATCATTTGACACATAGTAAATCTTGGTCTGGACCTGGTGTGACAAAGATGTGA
- the LOC139489260 gene encoding uncharacterized protein isoform X1, which translates to MEFSDVGIFCVFSDGKDWADFLQVKLAAVGISSSVEGLETDHTQSNYAVNVVLATPAILDILETNNIAAIKADGSVMVLLGVDKDELKLSFAKHNYKTISKWEYFETKQTEESVSELVECVRLKLEAAIKSSCTPAYDFLPPPRPSQAKLRHAEPSEFASSPKLQVATTDDFDKVVEVFILSNRKGSNEIEITLNNSGDLVNTKAVFDDKALYQIQIPENTEFEEDCQFVAIDNDIPMGTGSIPKLVEVTDNVFYSKPVPTKLDIIRETLGFGNDPVPLVCQMLGLSHMEETDSHSELLDKHVTSQYKQIKDQEESDDWKPLINEDCNLSHCPTLLHFAAEYNLKTLGSELLKLPESLDACFAMNMDKKTPQAIAQTNEFPEFAHMIRSFMKVETLKGNIQRNKDSGIVDDKKLPTIPEFQEEIESYGKGKKTSSGEKPRLWSRLKIPTIMKTKKKPPKSDGRMHSTCSTQDLHMQCNTTNPNEGNNDESCKIEDDATNEPVSNSSEHHLTHSKSWSGPGVTKM; encoded by the exons ATGGAGTTTTCAGATGTTGGAATTTTTTGTGTGTTCTCAGATGGAAAAGACTGGGCAGACTTCTTGCAAGTGAAACTCGCGGCGGTTGGAATTTCATCAAGTGTAGAAGGTTTAGAAACTGATCACACACAGTCAAATTATGCAGTCAATGTTGTTCTGGCAACACCGGCCATTCTGGATATATTGGAAACTAACAATATTGCAGCAATAAAGGCTGATGGTTCTGTGATGGTATTACTAGGAGTTGACAAGGATGAGCTTAAACTTTCATTTGCAAAACATAACTACAAAACAATAAGCAAATGGGAATACTTTGAGACAAAACAGACTGAGGAGTCCGTATCAGAACTTGTAGAATGTGTTCGATTAAAGTTGGAAGCAGCCATTAAGTCATCATGTACCCCTGCTTATGATTTTTTACCACCACCACGTCCGTCACAAGCAAAACTGCGCCATGCAGAACCATCCGAATTTGCCTCATCACCAAAACTTCAAGTTGCCACAACAGATGATTTTGATAAG GTCGTTGAGGTATTCATTCTTAGCAATAGAAAAGGTTCAAACGAGATAGAGATCACCTTAAACAATTCAGGCGATCTAGTCAATACAAAAGCAGTGTTTGATGACAAAGCATTATACCAGATACAAATACCAG AAAACACAGAATTTGAAGAAGACTGCCAATTTGTTGCCATAGATAATGATATCCCAATGGGAACCGGCAGCATTCCAAAATTAGTTGAAGTCACTGACAATGTTTTTTACTCTAAACCTGTGCCGACCAAATTAGACATTATCAGAGAGACGTTAGGTTTTGGGAATGATCCAGTTCCATTAGTTTGTCAGATGCTAGGTTTGTCTCATATGGAAGAAACAGATTCACATAGTGAACTCTTAGATAAACATGTTACCAGTCAGTATAAACAGATAAAGGACCAGGAAGAATCAGATGATTGGAAACCGCTGATTAATGAAG attgtAATTTAAGCCATTGTCCAACCCTTTTGCATTTTGCTGCGGAGTACAATTTGAAGACATTGGGCTCAGAACTTCTGAAGCTCCCAGAAAGTCTGGATGCCTGTTTTGCTATGAACATGGACAAAAAGACCCCTCAGGCAATAGCTCAGACCAATGAATTTCCTGAATTTGCTCATATGATTAGAAGTTTCATGAAAGTAGAAACACTTAAAG GAAATATACAGAGGAATAAAGATAGCGGTATTGTCGATGATAAGAAACTTCCAACAATACCAG AATTCCAAGAAGAAATTGAGAGCTACGGAAAAGGAAAG AAAACTTCCTCTGGAGAAAAACCTAGACTTTGGTCAAGATTAAAAATACCGACAATTATGAAAACGAAGAAAAAGCCTCCAAAATCTGATGGTAGAATGCATAGTACCTGCTCGACACAAGACTTGCATATGCAATGCAATACAACCAATCCAAATGAGGGAAATAATgatgaaagttgtaaaattgaG GATGATGCTACTAACGAACCAGTCTCAAATTCATCCGAACATCATTTGACACATAGTAAATCTTGGTCTGGACCTGGTGTGACAAAGATGTGA